Proteins found in one Zea mays cultivar B73 chromosome 1, Zm-B73-REFERENCE-NAM-5.0, whole genome shotgun sequence genomic segment:
- the LOC100282286 gene encoding Probable dolichyl-diphosphooligosaccharide--protein glycosyltransferase subunit 3 precursor: MAPPPHRHLLLLLLLLPLVLLAGTPASADDLVSELQSLRARSPSGVIHLTDTSVTRFLSAPSARRPYSVLVFFDAASLHSKPDLHLPQLRTEFALLSASFLAHNPDSGDLFFADIEFAESQHSFHQFGVNSLPHIRLIRSDHATLSGSEQMDQSHFARLADSMAEFIESRTGLEVGPIVRPPLLSRNQIILLGILFLISIPFMIKRIIDGETLLHDPRVWMAGALFVYFFSVSGGMYGIIRHTPMFLTDRADPNKLVFFYQGSGMQLGAEGFTVGFLYTLVGLMIAVVTHLLVKVESLQTQRLAMLAVMVVGWWAVRKVIYLDNWKTGYSIHTFFPSSWR; this comes from the coding sequence ATGGCACCTCCACCGCACCGCCACCTGCTGCTGCTCCTCCTTCTACTCCCTCTGGTCCTCCTCGCCGGCACACCCGCCAGCGCCGATGACCTTGTATCGGAGCTCCAATCTCTCCGCGCGCGGTCCCCGTCCGGCGTGATCCACCTCACCGACACCTCCGTCACCCGTTTCCTCTCCGCCCCCTCCGCGCGCCGCCCCTACTCCGTGCTCGTATTCTTCGACGCCGCTTCGCTCCACTCAAAGCCTGACCTCCACCTGCCCCAGCTCCGCACCGAGTTCGCGCTCCTCTCCGCCTCCTTCCTCGCTCACAACCCCGATTCCGGCGACCTCTTCTTCGCCGACATCGAGTTCGCCGAGTCGCAGCACTCCTTTCACCAGTTTGGTGTCAACTCGCTGCCCCATATCCGCCTCATCCGTTCCGATCACGCCACCCTGTCGGGATCCGAGCAGATGGACCAGTCCCACTTCGCGCGCCTCGCCGACTCCATGGCCGAGTTTATCGAGTCCCGCACGGGCCTCGAGGTCGGGCCCATCGTACGCCCGCCGCTCCTCTCCCGCAACCAGATCATCCTGCTCGGCATCCTCTTCCTTATCTCCATCCCCTTCATGATCAAGAGGATTATCGATGGGGAGACCCTGCTGCATGACCCCCGGGTCTGGATGGCTGGGGCGCTCTTCGTCTATTTCTTCAGCGTCTCGGGGGGCATGTATGGGATTATCAGGCACACGCCCATGTTCCTCACCGACCGCGCGGATCCCAACAAGCTCGTGTTCTTCTACCAGGGGTCAGGGATGCAGTTGGGGGCTGAGGGGTTTACTGTCGGGTTCTTGTACACACTCGTGGGTCTCATGATCGCTGTGGTGACACACTTGTTGGTGAAGGTGGAGAGCCTGCAGACACAGCGCCTTGCGATGCTCGCTGTCATGGTGGTCGGGTGGTGGGCTGTTAGGAAGGTGATCTACTTAGATAACTGGAAGACTGGCTATAGCATTCATACCTTCTTCCCGAGCAGCTGGAGGTGA